The DNA region GCTTGGCGGGAATATCAAAGTCATGCCAAATTGCGCAACAGCCAAAGCGTTGTTCTTGGTAACCCGCTGACCGGGGTTTTGTAGGAGAGGGAAAAGGGAAGCTAAAAAGCTAAACTCGAATTCCAGTGGTCAAGTCTGAAGTACTCGAAGAAATTCTTAATAAACATTATGTATAAGACTTGCCATGGTTACAACACAAGTTAGAAACTTCAAGGTTTTCCCAAAGTACCCGCTCTACTTTCTTTGGAAGACAATAAACAAGTTATTCTAAACATTAAGCTTGGTAAACTTTAAAAATCAGAACAGGTTTATGCATTAACTTGAAAGAAAATATACAATGTAACAAATACGTTCACCATATAGTTTTAATTTTCTTCCACGAGTTGTTCTTTATGACTTTATTATTAATTCTTAACAATATCCGCACTTCCCCAGCAACATCCGTACTTACCAATTCAGGTATTATGACATCCTTTCGTTCCTAGACTGTCCTTTGTTCCCCGCTCCCCCCCAACATGCCTTATAAACCCCATTTGTGGAGCAACCTCTCACCTTTTTATGGACTTCCGCAGCAATAGATCTAGTAAACAATAATGCCCCCACCCCACTCTCTTTTCACTGGGCACTATCACATTCTGCCGGGCCCGTTCAAGcgtaatttaatttcttgCGCCATTTATTTATAGTGTTCAGGAGGCAAAGGAACTCGGGCCAACAGCCAGGATAGTTTTGCCTGCGGCTAAATTATGGCTCCTGGGTAAATTAGGTTAGGTCACAGTCAGGATGGAACGATGCGGATGTAGATGGATAGGGTAGGGTACACCTGATGCCTGGAAAATGTCACTGGACCGAATGTGACACTAGAACAAATATTTACCCCATTTATGATAAATGATctaaaataatcaaaaatatGAGAGTGGCTTTAAGGTTgtatatgaaaatatttaggtTCCCCTAATACCAGGTACCGTTCATAAAAGTTTTGCGACTGTATCTATAAAAACCTCTCGTTTTGTATAGTTATTTCTTGGTATATTTAACAGGCTCTCAAAAGGTTATGCtatatttattgaaatttaataCTCAACTTTTAGTGGATGCTTAGTTCTCTAATGAGTACTATCCCCGTATAAGCCCTATTTGCCCCCTTGTTTATCACCCCCATATTTcgtttttctgtttttgttaTGCGGTGGCATCTGTTTTTGCCACAGGAAAAGTGAAGGAAAAGCGGGGAAAAGCGGAAGGGAGTGCGTAAAATGCGTTTTAATTGAAAGGAAATGTTCAAAGCACATGTGCATCTGCTAGTCAACAAGGGGTGGGAGAGGAGGTGGATCGGAAAAGGGGGCGGCAGGCCTGTGTCTGCTAATTGAATTACCTTTCGGTTGCTTTTCCCATTAGAAGTGCCGCCAAGTTCTCGAGCTGCTTGTTTGCTTTTCATTTAATACCCATTTTGAttcaatttttgttttcttatttttctGACCCAATTTCGTTTTTTGCTTCGTGCATTTGCAGCTGTCTCCGTCTAACTTTGTGCAGCCCAGAGAGGGGCCAAGAGAAtcgctctcgctctctctcttgAGATGGGTAGAACTTGCACTTTCTaaggattttaaattttaaaaatgtttaggAACGAGAGTTAGGAACTAGTTTTTACGTTagggaaaacaaattataaactaaataCCATAAGGGGTTTAATACAGTATAAAGGTTCCAAAACACTACTAGTTTTAGGAAATAGTTTTtacagaataaaaataaatatgatttgATGATAAATATGATTATGAACTAAGTACCATAATATCTTGGTTTCAAAAAAAGTACCCCCTAACGTATTCTCTTTCTTCTTATCCTCAGACTTCCAGGATGGGTGCAGGTGATGCGGAGAACGGCAAGAAGATCTTCGTGCAGAAGTGCGCCCAGTGCCACACCTACGATGTGGGTGGCAAGCACAAGGTGGGTCCAAATCTGGGCGGGATCGTGGGCCGGAAGAGCGGCACTTCCGCGGGGTACAAGTACACGGAGGCCAATATGAAGAAGGGTGTCACCTGGACGGAGGGCAATCTGGACGAGTACCTCAAGGACCCCAAAAAGTTCATTCCCGGCACCAAGATGGTCTTCGCCGGTCTTAAAAAGGCTGAAGAACGGGCCGATTTGATCGCCTTCCTCAAGTCAAACaagtaaaataataattccTGCGAAACAACAAGATCGGTAACCATAATATCTGGAACACTGCGCTATAGAAGTCATCCTAAAAATGCCGCTATCccttgaatttattttaagctGGCAACAAATCTATGCCCGATAACATTTAAACAGGTTTCCTTCTTCTTTATTCAATTAAAGTTGATGGAACTAAAACGTCGTTTTTGATTTTGATATGCGCGCGTAATGGTACTTATGGGAGTTATAAAGCATACAGCTTTTAACAGATGTGGTTATATGGtcatattaaaaattgttttattggCTCCTGCTACTAGCGGTAAAGCttttcggttttatattaCTAGCAAATagattaaatatatttatacattcattaaaaaaatacgaATTCATTTTACATTTAACGGTATTTTGGAATCAGAAATGGTATATGATGGTATTTATTTTCAGGCAATATACGGTCGCACACTAATTTCAAAAAACGAAACGACGAAACATAGCGGTCATTCGTGAAAAATCGGCAACGCTCGACGTTTGTGTTCAATGTAAGTAGTGGGTGGACTTTTCGAATTTTCAAGTGACGTAAATATTACCTTGAATAGTTATTGATTAGCGAGTTCTCGGACAGATAATAAGGGTAAACACTTCCGCGTAGTTAAAGTTGCATAAGTTCCAGCCTCAAAATGCTGTGAAAATTATTCGcatgcaaattaaatatttttttgggggATAATTCAGGTTACATAAACGCGTCCTTGTGTGCGTGTGTATATTAAAGCGATTTATCCGCGAGATGTTTACCAGTTTATTtgttgtatatttttattagtCAGAAAAGTGAgcaaaaaattattaatggTAAAAATAGCAATCCAAAGTCACATTGCCATTGAAAAAATCGCCAGAGAGCGTCGATTACATGAGCAAAGAGAGAGTACAGAACCCGATCATCAGCTGTCTCGCTCGCTCTGTCTGGCAAAAAATATATCAATTCTTGGAATcttttttgtttgcctttgcCGTAGCTTTGGAGTTTAAAAGCCCGCCACGTGGTTGCTAAGCAGGTTTTTTCTTTCCCCAATGTGCCATTTTCTATatggcaaaaaaaaacgaagagTTTTCACCTTTGCAAGGAATGAGGCTTATGTAACATTCGCTTTTCTAAGGAAACTTGGATGTTGGCCCAATTTGCACTCATCTCTTTGTTCTCACCTCTCTCTCTCACACCCACACAAAGGCCAGAACACGGCTGCCTTTGGCCTGCTTCCAATTTTCCAATTGCACTTTCCCTTCCTCTCACACGCACACGCATAATGAGAACTTACTGAAAAGTTCTCATCAAGGCCAAATCAGATGTTGacattgttgttgctttgaCTTCCCCCCACTCTCTAAGTGCATGCTTagtacacagagagaaattaAGGCTGTGATATAAtagatttttattattttacatGTGAAGAATTTGAAATCAAAAAGTAGTATTTCTAAAGTAATAacaatttgtatataatttattttgattatataaaaatatttattccaAATATGTTCATATTTCTGTATTTAACCTTATCTAATTTCTCTTAGTGTAGTTGCGTGCTTGTGTAGGTGACTTACTCATTGCAACGGCACTTTCCTCTCTCAAGTTCAAATAGCTGCATGCAACTTATTAACCGGCAATTAGCAACTTGACCGTAACACAGACCCTGGGAATTCTACTATTCTAGTTATATAAACAACTAACGCTTTTTCATCGGATGCTTCCTGGTGAATTTTTTAGCCTGTTGCTGAGTGATTCCATTCTGACGCAATTATTCGACGATTGGCGAATgtgtgagagagagagagtggggGCAACAACATGTGACCAGCGTCTGAAGCTTTTTTTCAAAGTCTGTGTTTTTGATGACGTTGCCCTACACGCGCGtcaaaaataggaaaaaaataatatgtgGGTGGAAAGGGGGAGGAGAAGGTAAATGGGAATGCAGACTCAGTTAGATAATGAAAATTACAGCCTTATCAGAAACAACAGCCGACTAATGCACTTAGCATAAGCGATTTTAATAATTCCGTTTCCGCAGTGAGCTTATCAATTGTTTACATAACCGGGCAAGGggacaaatattttttcacgGCCCCTACACACAGAAAAATGATCACAAAATGTATCAAAGTTTATaacattaatattattataacgaaataatataaatttgctaaataataatactaatgTTCTGTTGATTATTAGTTATTAGTAAagtctttaacttttttaaatatgtgcACTAATGTTGTGGTTCGATTTTGATCTTGAAAAGGACTTAGTACCAATTTGGaaatagttttcaaaaattaagtaaaatagctttgaatttttatttttttagtagTCAGCCTTTTTTTCTAGTGAAACCCGTACTATCAGATTCAATAGATCTGAATCGTTTGCAAAATGATAGGAATGAAAATAC from Drosophila subpulchrella strain 33 F10 #4 breed RU33 chromosome 2L, RU_Dsub_v1.1 Primary Assembly, whole genome shotgun sequence includes:
- the LOC119546806 gene encoding cytochrome c-1 translates to MGAGDAENGKKIFVQKCAQCHTYDVGGKHKVGPNLGGIVGRKSGTSAGYKYTEANMKKGVTWTEGNLDEYLKDPKKFIPGTKMVFAGLKKAEERADLIAFLKSNK